Below is a genomic region from Fischerella sp. PCC 9605.
TATTGAGAATGGTTGGTGGTTGGTGGTTGGTGGTTAGTAGTTAGTGGTTATTTCCAATGCCCACTCCCCCCATCCCTACCTAGCGGGTACAGTCCACCAGGCTAAGGCATAAGGCTGAGTCGCTTGGTTTATCTGCTTGGCAAACTGGACGCGGATTTTATAATTGCCTGTAGTGGGGACAGGACAAAAAATGTGTTCTACGCTATCGACTTCACTGATGGAGGCGCAAACAGTGGCTGTATCCGCAGTTGTCGTATCGTTTTTAACTAGATAGATATCAAGGTTGTTCAAACCGCGATCGCGAAAATCTTCCCCGGCATCAAACTGACCATTATTATTTTTATCGTTTAGTTCCACCAATCTGTCCCAAGCCAAGGTGATGGAAACAAAACTCTGCTGCTGTAATGGTTTTGCTAAAACGTATTCTACATAAGACCCAGCATTAACATTACGATAATCCCAACCAACGGTCGGTACAGGTTGTGATGGATTCCATTGACCGACACTAAATTGCTGATAAGCGCGATACGCATTCAAATGACCTGTTCCCATTTGAGAATCTAAGGGAATTTTGGGGTTTTTATAAGCGTCAGAATTAAACCAATCTTGATTTTGCTTGTCAATTAGTGTCTTGGTTACTCCTAAGCGCAAACCATCACCAGCATCTTTGATCTTCTCAGCCGAGTTCATTAACACTGCCTTCATCACTTCATGTCGGCGAGAAGCAAGACTCCAATTCGGTTGTTTTGTCCGCAGTTGTCGATCGCCAAACTCTTGCAATAGGGCAACTGTAGCTGTAACGTGAGGGGCAGCAAAACTAGTACCCGTGACCTTATTCAATTTACCATCTGGATTGAGCAGAGGAATGTTACTACCAGGAGCAACTAAACTGATGGTTCGACGCGGTCCCAGATTGATTTCCTTTCCGGCCAAGCGAAGGGACATAGCTTCAGTAGTCGCCACTAAGTTAGAAACGTCTACTTTATTAAAAATTCCTCCCCGACGAGAGGAAAAAGCCACGTTTACTCCATTAAAATTATCGGTAGGGATAGGAATTCCTCCTTTACCCTGGTTGCCAGCAACCGCATACAGGACATTGTGAACGCGACTAGACCAATCAATGCATTGGGTTAGCAAGGCGTTTCCATCCAAAACAGCATCCGGTCGTGGATCGCGGTTCAACGGTTCGCCAAAGCTAAAGTTAATGGCACGAATATCGCCGCTATTTTGCAAGGCAATGTGCTGTGCAGACAAACACTCTTCTGGTTGACCCATTTTAGTGGAACCGACAGCAGATGAGTATAGCCGTGCCCCTGGAGAAATCCCTGGGAAGGCTTTATCTGTACTGACCATCACCCCAGCAACGTTATAGGCGTGAGGATCAACACCACTATTTGACTTGGCAGGGCCATTGCGTAAAAAGACACCGGCTAAATTCAAAGAACGATTCTTAGAGACGGCTTTATCCACGCCAAACTTACCTGGCCGCCCAATTTCCACTTGACCAATGGCAATCTTGCGACCAGTTAAATTATACGGTGGTTTATGTAGCCTAAGAGCATCTATGCCGTTAATACTTATGGAAGTTTCCAAAGCAATTACTGGCATACCCAAGCAGGAAGCAATTAATCCCCAAAAGATCCAGCTTTTATTTTTCACCATAGTCAAGAGTAAAAAGTCAAGAGTTGTAGAGACGTGCCATGGCACGTCTCTACAGAGTCAAGAGTTAAGAGTCAATGGTCAATGGTCAATGGTCATTAGTTATTCTTCCCCGACTTACTCCACTCCTCCCACTTTCTCTACTCTCC
It encodes:
- a CDS encoding S8 family serine peptidase, with translation MVKNKSWIFWGLIASCLGMPVIALETSISINGIDALRLHKPPYNLTGRKIAIGQVEIGRPGKFGVDKAVSKNRSLNLAGVFLRNGPAKSNSGVDPHAYNVAGVMVSTDKAFPGISPGARLYSSAVGSTKMGQPEECLSAQHIALQNSGDIRAINFSFGEPLNRDPRPDAVLDGNALLTQCIDWSSRVHNVLYAVAGNQGKGGIPIPTDNFNGVNVAFSSRRGGIFNKVDVSNLVATTEAMSLRLAGKEINLGPRRTISLVAPGSNIPLLNPDGKLNKVTGTSFAAPHVTATVALLQEFGDRQLRTKQPNWSLASRRHEVMKAVLMNSAEKIKDAGDGLRLGVTKTLIDKQNQDWFNSDAYKNPKIPLDSQMGTGHLNAYRAYQQFSVGQWNPSQPVPTVGWDYRNVNAGSYVEYVLAKPLQQQSFVSITLAWDRLVELNDKNNNGQFDAGEDFRDRGLNNLDIYLVKNDTTTADTATVCASISEVDSVEHIFCPVPTTGNYKIRVQFAKQINQATQPYALAWWTVPAR